In one Pseudodesulfovibrio tunisiensis genomic region, the following are encoded:
- a CDS encoding cytochrome b/b6 domain-containing protein has protein sequence MTGHKMKKIYLYSKFERFWHWIQAILIILLLATGFEVHGTIDLLGFMKAVDLHNTIGLTWLILFVFIVFWLFVTHEYKQYAPTSKKLLEVIRYYASGIFRGEPHPVQKRKDAKHNPMQRLTYLGLTAVLLPLQMITGLLYWGYNDWTDWGVAGFLTLDMVALIHMIGAFAILIFLLVHLYMTTTGHTVTAHVAAMFSGWEEVPEEEEIEEWERKVERP, from the coding sequence ATGACCGGACACAAGATGAAGAAGATATACCTGTACAGCAAGTTCGAGCGGTTCTGGCACTGGATTCAGGCCATCCTGATCATCCTTCTGCTCGCCACGGGATTCGAGGTGCACGGCACCATCGACCTGCTCGGGTTCATGAAGGCCGTGGACCTGCACAACACCATCGGCCTGACATGGCTGATCCTGTTCGTGTTCATCGTGTTCTGGCTGTTCGTGACCCACGAGTACAAGCAGTATGCGCCGACGTCCAAAAAGCTGCTGGAAGTGATCCGGTACTATGCCTCGGGCATATTCAGGGGCGAGCCGCATCCGGTGCAGAAGCGCAAGGACGCCAAGCACAACCCCATGCAGCGCCTGACCTATCTGGGGCTGACCGCAGTGCTGCTGCCGCTCCAGATGATCACGGGCCTGCTCTACTGGGGCTACAACGACTGGACCGATTGGGGCGTGGCCGGGTTCCTGACTCTGGACATGGTGGCCCTGATCCACATGATCGGCGCGTTCGCCATCCTCATCTTCCTGCTGGTCCACCTGTACATGACCACCACGGGCCATACGGTCACGGCCCATGTGGCGGCCATGTTCTCGGGCTGGGAGGAAGTTCCGGAAGAGGAAGAAATCGAGGAATGGGAACGCAAGGTCGAACGCCCGTAG
- a CDS encoding YggS family pyridoxal phosphate-dependent enzyme, with product MNDTMTLTDRLALVRREIDEAARVAGRAPEDVTLVAVSKLHPAESIRTLAEAGHADFGENYVQEATDKIETLAGLDIRWHFIGGLQSNKARFVAGRFSLVHSVDSIKLAKALNRKAETLGIVQDILLQASLAGEEQKSGVEQQGLNELADAVMEMNGLRLRGLMTLPPFFDEPEAARPYFARLRELRDALEPRLGISLPHLSMGMTGDFVPAVEEGATLVRIGTKIFGPRPCKR from the coding sequence ATGAATGACACAATGACGCTGACGGACAGGCTGGCTCTGGTTCGTCGGGAGATTGACGAGGCGGCAAGGGTGGCCGGGCGCGCGCCCGAAGACGTTACTCTGGTGGCGGTGTCCAAGCTGCATCCTGCGGAAAGCATTCGCACGCTGGCCGAGGCCGGACATGCGGACTTCGGGGAAAACTACGTGCAGGAGGCCACGGACAAGATCGAGACGCTGGCCGGGCTGGACATCCGTTGGCATTTCATTGGCGGGCTTCAGTCCAACAAGGCCAGATTCGTGGCTGGCAGATTCAGCCTCGTGCACAGCGTGGACTCGATCAAGCTGGCCAAGGCGTTGAACAGGAAGGCGGAAACTCTGGGCATCGTGCAGGACATCCTGCTTCAGGCCAGTCTGGCCGGGGAAGAGCAGAAGTCCGGGGTGGAGCAGCAGGGGCTGAACGAACTGGCCGACGCGGTCATGGAGATGAACGGGCTGCGGCTTCGGGGTCTGATGACCCTGCCTCCGTTCTTCGACGAACCCGAGGCGGCGCGGCCCTATTTCGCCCGGCTCCGGGAACTGCGCGACGCACTGGAACCCCGGCTTGGCATTTCCCTGCCGCACCTGTCCATGGGCATGACCGGGGATTTCGTCCCGGCAGTGGAAGAGGGCGCCACGCTGGTGCGCATAGGCACGAAGATTTTCGGGCCAAGGCCCTGTAAAAGATAA
- a CDS encoding tetrathionate reductase family octaheme c-type cytochrome: MHGFMRQGALCLLAAVFWIAAAGQGFAAVDHESAPGREMAIQATKAKPLVRTRTADHSKFKELQFDAETLKTMKPEDVTATCLKCHNQAGDQFHKTIHWTWRDLEDDGKPGEFGKGGISVNNFUINVASNEARCTSCHAGYGWKDKHFDFASQNRIDCLVCHEQTGTYKKFPAGSGYPAPWIADPENPDRQKGKLFKGNGKTYYAPDWAKVSQSVGLPSRRNCGTCHFFGGGGDAVKHGDLDSSITRPGKQLDVHMGSQETGGQEFQCTRCHTTKAHHIAGRIYGRPAAAERKSLLQDDLGDKIMCESCHGTEPHIRGMDAKLNDHTDKVACQTCHIPEYARAQPTKMWWDWSKAGQLMDGKAKVKGEDGKPIFDKKKGEFKWARNVVPEYYWYDGTLSHITIKDRIDPTHEVWLNRPNGSRDNPNARIMPFKVHRGLTPYDKVNKVMVVPHLFPKGKDDKTAFWKHFDWNNSIRAGMEYVGQPYSGEYGFVQTAYVFPTTHMVAPRENALQCSACHSRTDSRLKNLGGFYMPARDSFKVVDAAGWFGVGASLVAVIIHGIMRFVAGLKRKEE, translated from the coding sequence ATGCACGGATTCATGCGGCAAGGCGCGCTCTGTCTGCTCGCGGCCGTATTCTGGATCGCCGCGGCCGGACAGGGGTTCGCCGCAGTGGACCACGAATCGGCCCCGGGGCGCGAAATGGCCATTCAGGCCACCAAGGCAAAGCCTCTGGTCCGCACCAGAACCGCGGATCACAGCAAGTTCAAGGAACTCCAGTTCGACGCGGAAACCCTGAAGACCATGAAGCCCGAGGACGTGACCGCCACCTGCCTGAAGTGTCACAATCAGGCGGGCGACCAGTTCCACAAGACCATTCACTGGACATGGCGCGATCTGGAGGACGATGGCAAGCCGGGCGAATTCGGCAAGGGCGGCATTTCCGTCAACAACTTCTGAATCAACGTGGCAAGCAACGAGGCTCGTTGCACTTCCTGTCACGCCGGCTATGGATGGAAGGACAAGCATTTCGACTTTGCCTCCCAGAATCGCATCGACTGTCTGGTCTGTCACGAGCAGACCGGCACCTACAAGAAGTTTCCCGCCGGATCCGGATATCCCGCGCCGTGGATCGCGGACCCGGAAAATCCGGACAGGCAGAAGGGCAAGCTCTTCAAGGGCAACGGCAAGACCTACTACGCCCCGGACTGGGCCAAGGTGTCCCAGAGCGTGGGCCTTCCCTCACGCAGGAACTGCGGCACCTGCCACTTTTTCGGTGGCGGGGGCGACGCAGTCAAGCACGGGGACCTGGACTCCTCCATCACCAGGCCCGGCAAGCAGCTTGATGTGCACATGGGCTCGCAGGAGACCGGTGGCCAGGAATTCCAGTGCACGCGCTGCCATACCACCAAGGCCCACCACATAGCGGGCCGCATCTACGGTCGCCCGGCCGCGGCAGAGCGCAAGAGCCTGCTTCAGGACGATCTGGGCGACAAGATCATGTGCGAATCCTGCCACGGCACCGAACCGCACATCCGGGGCATGGATGCCAAGCTCAACGACCACACCGACAAGGTGGCGTGCCAGACATGCCACATCCCGGAATACGCCCGGGCGCAACCCACCAAGATGTGGTGGGACTGGTCCAAGGCCGGACAGCTCATGGACGGCAAGGCCAAGGTCAAGGGCGAGGACGGCAAGCCGATCTTCGACAAGAAGAAGGGCGAATTCAAGTGGGCCAGAAACGTGGTTCCGGAATACTACTGGTATGACGGCACCCTGTCCCACATCACGATCAAGGACCGCATCGACCCCACGCACGAGGTCTGGCTGAACCGGCCGAACGGCTCGCGCGACAATCCCAATGCCCGGATCATGCCCTTCAAGGTGCACCGCGGCCTGACTCCGTACGACAAGGTCAACAAGGTCATGGTGGTGCCGCACCTCTTCCCGAAGGGCAAGGACGACAAGACCGCGTTCTGGAAGCACTTCGACTGGAACAACTCCATCAGGGCGGGCATGGAATACGTTGGTCAGCCCTACAGCGGCGAATACGGATTCGTGCAGACCGCGTACGTGTTCCCCACCACCCACATGGTGGCCCCGCGCGAAAATGCGCTTCAGTGCAGCGCCTGCCACAGCCGCACCGATAGCCGCCTCAAGAATCTGGGCGGGTTCTACATGCCTGCGCGCGACTCGTTCAAGGTCGTGGACGCGGCAGGCTGGTTCGGCGTGGGCGCGTCCCTTGTGGCCGTCATCATCCACGGGATCATGCGCTTCGTTGCCGGCCTGAAGCGCAAGGAGGAGTAG
- a CDS encoding transglycosylase SLT domain-containing protein encodes MKKTHILLGSACVLALILGGALLLFVAKTPDTGDEPPSLARIMDPWKGDLDDMVRERRPVRVLVSYDKTNFFMVRGRMRGLEYELMRGYEKHLGKSGPRFGKTARVVFIAVPFDRLVPALLEGRGDVVAAGLTVTRDRERKVAFTEPYRTGIREIAVGAKDAPAIGTPEDLAGKTVWVMAGSSYKPHLETFNAELRQRHRQAVRIREADQGLATEDLLEMVDAGIIDYAACEAHRAELWHRALPDTRPYVDAPFSAGDSLAWAVRPGDRKLLESLNAYAARVREGTLMGNMLFKRYFEDRNLVNPVAVRERKLLAEYAPLFRKYADMYGFDWLKIAAMAYQESRFDMGRRSSKGAVGLMQIKPSTAADPNVNVPDVTTPEGNIHAGVKYLRFLKDRYFSDPSIPEQARVDFALAAYNAGPARVNELRTRAGKMGLDPNLWFRNVEYAAYETIGAETVTYVAKVLIYYAAYRTMNQVLEERDAAREKQGLSPENTF; translated from the coding sequence ATGAAGAAAACGCATATCCTGCTTGGTTCGGCCTGTGTTCTGGCCCTGATTCTCGGGGGCGCACTGCTCCTTTTCGTGGCGAAAACCCCGGATACCGGGGATGAGCCGCCCAGTCTGGCGCGGATCATGGACCCGTGGAAGGGCGATCTGGACGACATGGTCAGGGAACGCCGCCCGGTCCGTGTGCTGGTCAGCTACGACAAGACCAATTTCTTCATGGTTCGGGGCAGAATGCGCGGGCTGGAATACGAACTCATGCGCGGGTATGAGAAGCATCTCGGCAAGAGCGGTCCCAGGTTTGGCAAGACCGCGCGCGTGGTGTTCATTGCCGTGCCTTTCGACAGGCTCGTTCCCGCCCTGCTGGAAGGCCGGGGGGACGTGGTGGCTGCCGGCCTGACCGTGACCAGAGACCGGGAACGCAAGGTGGCCTTCACCGAACCCTATCGCACCGGAATCCGGGAAATCGCTGTGGGCGCCAAGGACGCCCCGGCCATCGGCACGCCCGAGGATCTGGCCGGAAAGACCGTGTGGGTCATGGCCGGGAGCAGCTACAAGCCGCATCTGGAGACCTTCAACGCGGAATTGCGTCAGCGGCATCGGCAGGCCGTGCGCATCCGGGAGGCGGATCAGGGGCTGGCCACGGAAGACCTGCTGGAAATGGTCGATGCCGGGATCATCGACTATGCGGCCTGCGAGGCGCACCGGGCCGAGTTGTGGCATCGGGCGCTGCCGGACACGCGTCCCTACGTGGACGCGCCCTTCAGCGCCGGGGACAGTCTGGCATGGGCGGTGCGGCCCGGGGACCGCAAACTGCTGGAAAGCCTGAACGCCTATGCGGCCCGGGTGCGTGAGGGCACGCTCATGGGCAACATGCTGTTCAAGCGCTATTTCGAGGACCGCAATCTGGTCAATCCCGTGGCTGTCAGAGAACGCAAGCTGCTGGCCGAATACGCGCCCCTGTTCCGCAAGTACGCGGACATGTACGGGTTCGACTGGCTCAAGATCGCGGCCATGGCCTATCAGGAATCCCGATTCGACATGGGCCGCAGGAGCAGCAAGGGCGCAGTGGGCCTGATGCAGATCAAGCCGTCCACGGCCGCCGATCCCAACGTGAACGTGCCGGACGTGACCACGCCCGAAGGCAACATCCACGCCGGAGTCAAGTATCTGCGTTTTCTCAAGGACCGCTATTTTTCCGATCCCTCCATCCCGGAGCAGGCCAGAGTGGATTTTGCTCTGGCCGCATACAACGCGGGCCCGGCCCGCGTGAACGAACTCCGGACCCGGGCCGGGAAAATGGGCCTTGATCCGAACCTCTGGTTTCGCAACGTGGAATACGCGGCCTATGAGACCATCGGCGCGGAAACCGTGACCTACGTGGCCAAGGTGCTCATCTACTACGCAGCCTACCGGACCATGAATCAGGTGCTGGAGGAACGGGACGCGGCCCGCGAAAAACAGGGGCTTTCTCCGGAAAACACCTTCTGA
- a CDS encoding OmpA/MotB family protein, with protein sequence MAKKKKKVLCEEMPPWLITFTDCMTLMLTFFVLLVSMAKVDERRKLIVLGSIIGTFGWHDKSYEVFSRKDTRRTVEPGPIDSGDLEPLKPLMWENAEDDLRFESNRFVQVLSVNADVLFAPASATLTPDGVALLDRIAPVLLRAQYPLLIAGHTSELRDELGLNYEPGDDERVPDLSWKLSLNRALAVYRHMLDAGMPADMLRLEGFGKYLPKAPQTNAENRRLNRRVDIVLDKRSLRMGQEVRELAPDRVPADDGTFDVDGFIFDLNRPGG encoded by the coding sequence ATGGCCAAGAAGAAGAAAAAGGTCCTCTGTGAGGAGATGCCCCCGTGGCTGATCACCTTCACGGACTGCATGACCCTCATGCTGACCTTTTTCGTGCTTCTGGTCAGCATGGCCAAGGTGGACGAACGGCGAAAACTCATCGTGCTCGGCTCCATCATCGGCACCTTCGGCTGGCACGACAAGAGCTACGAGGTTTTTTCGCGCAAGGATACCCGCCGCACCGTGGAGCCCGGTCCCATTGATTCCGGAGACCTCGAGCCGCTCAAGCCCCTGATGTGGGAAAATGCCGAGGACGACCTGCGCTTCGAGTCCAACAGGTTCGTGCAGGTGCTGTCCGTGAACGCGGACGTGCTGTTCGCGCCTGCTTCCGCCACACTGACCCCGGACGGCGTTGCGCTTCTGGACCGCATTGCCCCGGTGCTGCTTCGCGCCCAGTACCCCCTGCTCATTGCCGGGCATACCTCGGAACTGCGCGATGAACTGGGACTCAACTACGAACCGGGCGACGACGAACGCGTGCCCGATCTTTCGTGGAAACTTTCCCTGAATCGTGCTCTGGCCGTATATCGTCACATGCTGGATGCGGGCATGCCCGCGGACATGCTTCGGCTGGAGGGATTCGGCAAATACCTGCCCAAGGCGCCCCAGACCAACGCGGAAAACCGTCGCCTGAACCGGCGGGTGGACATCGTGCTGGACAAGCGCAGCCTGCGCATGGGGCAGGAGGTGCGCGAACTCGCCCCGGATCGCGTGCCCGCGGACGACGGCACCTTTGACGTGGACGGGTTCATCTTC
- a CDS encoding Crp/Fnr family transcriptional regulator codes for MSGKKTRNLKARLAELEFFKGVSGEQLDLFCANAVETAHQPGEVIVSERQKVRGFFLLVSGRAKMFKTSARGREQTLYFFSPGEPFCLCSAFHAEHSPASVAVLEPSSIVSLSMSAFESIAGQDPALLFNIVRVLSTRLRQSMELIESLSLREIPQRVAAYLSHLPRTGDARIHLPMTHRELSKIIGVTPEALSRTLRRMADLGMLTVKGRAIAVLDEQGLADCMDNGL; via the coding sequence ATGAGCGGAAAAAAGACAAGGAATCTCAAGGCCCGGCTTGCCGAGCTGGAATTCTTCAAGGGCGTGTCCGGCGAACAGCTCGACCTGTTCTGCGCCAATGCCGTGGAAACCGCGCATCAGCCCGGCGAGGTGATTGTTTCGGAAAGGCAGAAGGTGCGCGGCTTCTTTCTGCTCGTCAGTGGTCGGGCCAAGATGTTCAAGACCTCGGCCCGGGGCAGGGAGCAGACCCTGTACTTCTTTTCCCCGGGCGAACCCTTCTGCCTGTGTTCGGCGTTTCATGCCGAACATTCGCCTGCGAGCGTGGCCGTGCTGGAGCCGTCGAGCATCGTGTCCCTGTCCATGTCTGCATTCGAATCCATTGCCGGGCAGGACCCGGCCCTGCTGTTCAACATCGTGCGCGTGCTCTCCACCCGGCTGCGCCAGTCCATGGAGCTGATCGAATCCCTGTCCCTGCGGGAGATTCCCCAGCGCGTGGCCGCCTACCTCTCCCATCTGCCCCGAACCGGCGACGCACGCATCCATCTGCCCATGACCCATCGCGAGCTGTCCAAGATCATCGGCGTCACGCCCGAGGCCCTGTCCCGAACCCTGCGCCGCATGGCCGATCTGGGCATGCTCACGGTCAAGGGCCGCGCCATTGCCGTGCTGGACGAACAGGGGCTTGCCGACTGCATGGACAACGGCCTCTAG
- a CDS encoding PAS domain S-box protein, producing the protein MLAFALVLGLSSVISVYLIPHDDHDTMELVHLLVAASWGILAVCLFWNVAQLRRQIRLQQEIQTQLGRAQYLLDNAGTAIYGADMNGRLFYANNAASAMLGYSREEFEAMYVWDISVPIRREAWAAYVETLRMVRSRRFESTHATRDGRVVPVEVLQHLVEFEGETFGFGFVTDISRRKEAEKKLLMSRFAEENASIGMLGMQLDGTIFYANPWMCDLLGYTREELQSLNLMDIEGKLSPQEFYDLWGKAGREGRIVVETVHIRKDGTRLNVEVVAHRFKYEGQEFGYAYVTDISGRIQAEHALRENKERLELVIDGAGLGTWDWNLETDRVVYGANWASMLGYDLRNLAQTPETFRNLLHPEDGDVIWGAVDRNLNGSASSFDVTIRLRASDGAWRWILTRGKVTARDRKGKPVRLSGTHLDVTEQKRAQEALAQAQAIAKLGNWDWHVADNSLVWSDEMYRIFGLDPEHDAPSYAAFMDYVHPEDRQRVVAAMDRALTSGNRFTVEHRVILPDGGEKTVRQEGRSVQTEHGKPVRMIGTVQDVTEQRHAQAALRESEQTQRRILEAIGAGIFVVETETGTLLDMNERAAQLVDRKQAAVIGRPVGEVVEWHFPNDEPCALDSECALRTWEDMRLCLPDDSCIPVRMTVIPALTGTRNRRLVIVFDIREQKKMENQLQQARKMESIGQLSAGLAHEINTPLQFVGDNVRFLGDSVESLLPLAQQAFELVRAAPAERERIIEKIGDQAEEMDLEFVVTELPSALEDAQSGLDRVTDIVRSMKVFAHSDQKDEMQPVDVNEAVANTVMVARNEWKYVADVRTEYGDGMDNVPCFPSDLNQIILNLLVNAAHAVGDVVGESGEKGEILITTARIDDWAEIRVADTGTGIPDAARNRIFDPFFTTKPVGKGTGQGLAIVYSMVTDKLGGEIRVQNRPDGGAVFTVRIPCPEQNI; encoded by the coding sequence ATGCTGGCGTTCGCCCTTGTCCTGGGTCTGTCTTCCGTGATTTCCGTCTATCTCATTCCGCACGACGATCATGACACCATGGAATTGGTGCACCTGCTGGTGGCCGCGAGCTGGGGCATACTCGCGGTCTGCCTGTTCTGGAACGTCGCCCAGTTGCGCAGGCAGATCAGACTACAGCAGGAAATCCAGACCCAACTGGGACGGGCCCAGTACCTGCTGGACAACGCAGGCACGGCCATCTACGGCGCGGACATGAACGGCCGTCTCTTCTACGCCAACAATGCGGCCTCGGCCATGCTCGGATATTCGCGCGAGGAGTTCGAGGCCATGTACGTCTGGGACATTTCCGTGCCCATTCGTCGCGAAGCCTGGGCCGCATACGTGGAAACCCTGCGCATGGTCCGCAGCCGGAGGTTCGAATCCACCCACGCAACGCGGGACGGCAGGGTTGTCCCGGTGGAGGTGCTCCAGCATCTCGTGGAATTCGAGGGAGAGACCTTCGGATTCGGATTCGTCACTGACATTTCCCGTCGCAAGGAAGCGGAAAAGAAGCTGCTCATGTCCCGATTCGCCGAGGAGAATGCGTCCATCGGCATGCTGGGCATGCAGCTGGACGGCACCATCTTCTACGCCAATCCATGGATGTGCGACCTGCTCGGGTACACCCGGGAGGAACTGCAGTCCCTGAATCTGATGGACATCGAGGGCAAACTCTCTCCGCAGGAATTCTACGATCTCTGGGGCAAGGCGGGACGCGAAGGGAGAATCGTCGTGGAGACCGTCCATATACGCAAGGATGGCACACGGCTGAACGTGGAGGTGGTGGCGCATCGATTCAAGTACGAGGGACAGGAATTCGGCTATGCCTACGTCACGGACATATCCGGACGGATTCAGGCGGAACACGCCTTGCGCGAAAACAAGGAAAGGTTGGAATTGGTCATAGACGGCGCGGGACTGGGCACTTGGGATTGGAATCTCGAAACCGACCGGGTGGTGTATGGAGCCAACTGGGCGTCCATGCTGGGCTACGACCTCCGAAATCTCGCCCAGACTCCGGAAACCTTCCGGAATCTGCTGCATCCGGAGGACGGGGACGTGATCTGGGGGGCTGTGGACAGGAACCTGAACGGAAGCGCCTCCTCCTTTGACGTCACCATCCGGTTGCGGGCCAGCGACGGGGCCTGGCGCTGGATACTGACCCGGGGCAAGGTCACGGCCCGGGACCGCAAGGGCAAGCCTGTCCGGCTTTCCGGCACGCATCTGGACGTGACCGAACAGAAGCGGGCGCAGGAGGCTCTGGCACAGGCGCAGGCCATTGCCAAGCTGGGCAACTGGGACTGGCACGTTGCGGACAATTCCCTGGTCTGGTCCGATGAAATGTACCGCATATTCGGGCTGGATCCCGAGCATGATGCGCCATCCTATGCCGCGTTCATGGACTATGTGCATCCCGAGGATCGCCAACGGGTGGTGGCGGCCATGGACCGCGCCCTGACGAGCGGCAACCGGTTCACGGTGGAGCACCGCGTCATTCTGCCGGACGGCGGAGAAAAGACCGTGCGTCAGGAAGGCCGATCCGTGCAGACCGAGCACGGCAAGCCGGTCCGCATGATCGGCACGGTGCAGGACGTGACCGAACAGCGCCACGCACAGGCCGCGCTCCGGGAAAGCGAACAGACGCAGCGACGCATTCTGGAGGCCATCGGCGCAGGCATTTTCGTGGTGGAAACGGAAACCGGCACCCTGCTGGACATGAACGAACGCGCCGCGCAACTGGTGGACCGGAAACAGGCTGCCGTGATCGGACGGCCCGTGGGCGAGGTGGTTGAATGGCATTTCCCGAACGACGAGCCCTGCGCCCTGGATTCGGAATGCGCCCTGCGCACCTGGGAGGACATGCGCCTGTGCCTGCCGGACGATTCCTGCATTCCGGTCCGCATGACCGTGATTCCGGCCCTGACCGGAACCCGGAACCGACGTCTGGTCATCGTCTTCGACATCCGGGAACAGAAGAAGATGGAAAACCAGCTTCAGCAGGCACGAAAGATGGAGTCCATCGGCCAGCTCTCGGCGGGACTGGCTCACGAAATCAACACGCCACTCCAGTTCGTGGGCGACAATGTCCGCTTTCTCGGCGATTCTGTCGAAAGCCTGCTCCCTCTGGCCCAGCAGGCTTTCGAGCTGGTCCGGGCCGCTCCCGCGGAAAGGGAACGGATCATCGAGAAAATCGGGGACCAGGCCGAGGAAATGGATCTGGAGTTCGTGGTGACGGAACTGCCTTCGGCTCTGGAGGACGCGCAATCCGGGCTGGATCGGGTCACGGACATCGTGCGGAGCATGAAGGTGTTCGCCCATTCCGACCAGAAGGACGAGATGCAGCCCGTGGACGTGAACGAGGCCGTGGCCAACACCGTGATGGTGGCACGCAACGAATGGAAGTACGTGGCCGATGTCAGGACCGAATACGGTGACGGCATGGACAATGTTCCCTGCTTTCCGAGCGATCTGAACCAGATCATCCTGAACCTGCTGGTCAATGCGGCCCATGCCGTGGGCGACGTGGTCGGGGAGTCCGGAGAAAAGGGCGAGATTCTCATCACCACGGCCCGGATCGACGACTGGGCGGAAATTCGCGTGGCCGACACCGGGACCGGCATCCCCGATGCCGCGCGCAACCGCATTTTCGACCCCTTCTTCACCACCAAGCCCGTGGGCAAGGGAACGGGCCAGGGGCTGGCGATCGTCTATTCCATGGTCACGGACAAGCTTGGCGGCGAAATTCGCGTGCAGAACAGGCCCGACGGCGGCGCAGTATTCACGGTACGCATTCCATGTCCGGAGCAGAATATCTGA
- the lepB gene encoding signal peptidase I, producing the protein MTTEKSSLRDTFEAIAIALVLALIIRAFVVQAFKIPSGSMLDTLQIGDHLLVSKFSYDIRLPSNILLDTTGGKVIVRTGDPQRGDIIVFKFPEDESKDFIKRVIGLPGETIEVRDKVVYINGQPLNEPYVLHTKFTNAPIRDNFGPYTVPEGRYFMMGDNREGSYDSRWWGPVAREKIVGKALFIYWSWESLTNIRWDRIGNVIH; encoded by the coding sequence ATGACTACTGAAAAAAGTTCCCTGCGCGACACGTTCGAGGCCATTGCCATCGCGCTTGTCCTGGCTCTGATCATCCGGGCCTTCGTGGTTCAGGCCTTCAAGATTCCGTCCGGGTCCATGCTCGACACCCTGCAGATCGGCGACCACCTGCTGGTCAGCAAGTTCTCCTACGACATCCGGCTGCCCAGCAACATCCTGCTGGACACCACGGGCGGCAAGGTGATCGTCAGGACCGGAGACCCGCAGCGCGGCGACATCATCGTGTTCAAGTTTCCCGAGGACGAATCCAAGGATTTCATCAAGCGCGTGATCGGCCTGCCCGGCGAGACCATCGAGGTGCGCGACAAGGTCGTGTACATCAACGGTCAGCCCCTGAACGAGCCCTACGTGCTGCACACCAAGTTCACCAATGCGCCTATTCGCGACAACTTCGGGCCGTACACCGTTCCCGAGGGCCGCTATTTCATGATGGGCGACAATCGCGAAGGCTCCTACGACTCCCGCTGGTGGGGACCGGTGGCCCGCGAAAAGATCGTGGGCAAGGCCCTGTTCATCTACTGGTCATGGGAATCCCTGACCAACATCCGCTGGGACCGCATCGGCAACGTGATTCACTAG